AAAAGGGGATCTCATCAAAACCGAAGCGGACTCATCCGTCGGTCTCATCTTTGAAGACGACACGGTGATGTCCCTTGGACCCTACAGCGAGATTACAATTGAAGATTTTCTTTTCGACCCCGTCAACAGCAAACTGGCCTTTGTGGCGAGAATGATCCACGGAACCTTTTCATTTATCAGTGGTCAGATCGCCAAACTTGCACCCAAAAAGGTCAAACTTGAAACCCCGGATGCAACACTTGGAATACGGGGAACAAAACTGCTGATTACAGTAAACTGAAACAAAACTTGCACACTTCCAGACAATTATCATGAATAAAAACAGACTGTTAAAGACAATTACCATTTTTCTGCTGCTCCTGCTGGTCATGTCGGGATGTGCCCGTAAAACAACCGTAATTCTCCTCCCAGACCCGAACGGCAAAGTGGGACATGTTGTTGTCAGCAATACCGCGGGTTCTCTTGAAATCAATAAACCTGGAGAAGCAGCAACCATTGCCGGACATGAATCACAACCGACTTCACCAGGGATACTCTCTGCCACCGAAATCGATGAAAAATATGGGCAGATTCTTTCTGTCCTCCCCGCTCCACCAAAGCACTTTATTCTTTATTTTTACCGGGATTCCACCCAACTGACGACACCTTCACTTACAATAATGAAAGCCGTTCTTACAGCAATAAAGGAGGAAAAATCCCAGGATATAAGCGTGATTGGTCATTCGGACACAGCGGGTGACCGAAAGTATAACCTTCTTCTCTCCACACGAAGAGCCCAGGCCATTGCAGAACTTCTTGCTAAAAACGGTATAAAACGATCCAGGATAAATACAACTTCTCATGGTGAAGAAAATCCGTTGATCAAGACCGCTGACAATGTCAGTGAACCAAAAAACAGAAGAGTAGAAGTTATTGTCAGATAGCTTTTTTCTCATGAAGAAAATTCCCGCAACTGCCGCTCCATCTTCAAACAACACTTCTCTGTTTAAAACACTGCTGCTGAACAGCATGTTGCTTATTTTTGTCCTTTCTGCCGGCTACCTGTTTTCACCGGGGATTATCAAATCACTCAGCCTCAAAACAACTGATATTATTCTCTCAAATGTAAAAAACAAAAATCATC
The DNA window shown above is from Desulfomarina profundi and carries:
- a CDS encoding FecR family protein, with product MKLFFSLVSFFLFLFLSVQTCPARIDPPVGIVKTVTGKAYVTDKTRTFTVQLVPNMKISKGDLIKTEADSSVGLIFEDDTVMSLGPYSEITIEDFLFDPVNSKLAFVARMIHGTFSFISGQIAKLAPKKVKLETPDATLGIRGTKLLITVN
- a CDS encoding OmpA family protein translates to MNKNRLLKTITIFLLLLLVMSGCARKTTVILLPDPNGKVGHVVVSNTAGSLEINKPGEAATIAGHESQPTSPGILSATEIDEKYGQILSVLPAPPKHFILYFYRDSTQLTTPSLTIMKAVLTAIKEEKSQDISVIGHSDTAGDRKYNLLLSTRRAQAIAELLAKNGIKRSRINTTSHGEENPLIKTADNVSEPKNRRVEVIVR